In a single window of the Necator americanus strain Aroian chromosome X, whole genome shotgun sequence genome:
- a CDS encoding hypothetical protein (NECATOR_CHRX.G23993.T2) produces the protein MRKLKWDDMGVKVDGRQLHHLRFADDIVLVTPSISQAERMLTEFDETCGCIGLQLNLQKTMFMRNGWVSDAPFTLNGTNISECTSYVYLGRELNMMNDLATELGRRRRAAWGVCKSIEDVVKKTKNTRLRAHLFNTTVLPALTYASETWAFRKQDENAVSVIERAIERVMLGVSRFTQVRDGIRSSLLRQRSKIRDAAAFAKESKIRWAGHVMRFNDNRWTRAVSDWVPRDIKRTTGRPPTRWSDFFTKSLKEKYDALRVPRERRNHWATLARDRDKWKNYWRPLDQFEDQRGVR, from the coding sequence atgcgaaagttgaaatgggacgacatgggagtgaaggttgatggtcggcagctacaccacttgcgctttgctgatgacatcgtactggtaacacctagcatcagccaagcggaacgaatgctgaccgaattcgacgaaacatgtggatgcatcggtcttcagctgaatctacaaaagacgatgttcatgcggaacggatgggtctcggatgccccattcacgctcaacggaacgaacatatccgagtgcaccagctacgtttatctgggtcgggaattgaacatgatgaacgacctggctactgagctgggcaggaggagacgagcggcttggggagtgtgtaagagcatcgaggatgtagtgaagaagaccaagaacacacggctccgtgctcacctcttcaacaccaccgtacttcctgcattgacctatgcttcggaaacctgggcatttcgcaagcaggatgaaaacgcggtgagcgtcattgaacgcgcaattgagagagtgatgctaggagtatcccgtttcacgcaagtgagggacgggattcgaagttctctcctacgtcagcgatcgaagattagagacgccgccgcgtttgccaaggaaagtaaaataaggtgggccggacacgtgatgcgctttaatgacaaccgttggaccagagccgtgagcgactgggttccccgcgatattaagcgcactacaggaagaccgccgacccgatggtcagatttcttcacgaagtccttgaaagaaaaatatgatgctcttcgtgtcccacgcgaaaggaggaaccactgggctactctggcacgcgatcgggacaaatggaagaattactggcgcccgctcgaccagttcgaagatcaacggggggtaaggtga